The Bacillus sp. Y1 genome has a window encoding:
- the ezrA gene encoding septation ring formation regulator EzrA — translation MEYIIGGLVLLLALYVIGYTMKKKLYKEIDRLENWKIDITNRPVLDEMSKVKQLNMTGETEELFENWRNDWDDIVTSQLPEVEEYLFDAEEYIDRYRFNKAKQVQRAIDSHLKETEDKIQKLLDEINELVGSEEKNRIEIEELKEVYRERRKTLLAHRHNFGRAEAKLEVLLDEIVACFTNFEERTENGDYLQAREVVLLIQSKTDELSKKMDAIPNLLIECQSSIPSEIENLRDGFREMQNQSYPLEHLHFEEELEKLHSEVNACLELIEQTEIDQLQKKIDEVKEKIEVIYDLLEQEVNAKRFVIENEEPTRSMLFAVKEENNVLKFEVQEVQQSYHLEESEVEGQAQFEKKLAQLMKRFEVLEHKIVADETALTILKDELAELKLELEKLTLEQKEYAERLQTLRKDEIAARETVVELSKKIADCIRLINKSNIPGLPEEYRYLLEDARESISNVKTKLEEKPLNIPTVQKYLEVAVMTVDKVYDHTSQLIETVLLSEKVIQYGNRYRSSYPAVQKALVDAEIAFRSYDYQAALEVAATSIEEVEPGALKRIEALLQETVEV, via the coding sequence ATGGAGTACATAATCGGGGGCTTAGTTCTTTTACTAGCTCTGTACGTGATTGGATATACGATGAAAAAAAAGCTTTATAAAGAAATTGACCGTCTGGAGAACTGGAAAATAGATATTACGAATCGCCCAGTCCTTGATGAAATGTCGAAGGTAAAACAGCTTAATATGACGGGAGAAACTGAAGAACTATTCGAGAACTGGAGAAATGATTGGGATGACATCGTAACCAGTCAGCTTCCAGAGGTAGAAGAGTATCTATTTGATGCGGAGGAATACATTGACCGCTACCGCTTTAATAAAGCAAAACAGGTTCAGCGTGCCATTGATTCTCATTTAAAAGAAACGGAAGATAAAATTCAAAAGTTACTTGACGAAATCAATGAATTGGTTGGAAGTGAAGAGAAAAATAGAATAGAAATTGAAGAGTTAAAAGAGGTGTATCGTGAGCGCCGCAAAACTCTACTTGCACATCGTCATAATTTTGGACGTGCAGAAGCTAAGTTAGAAGTCCTTCTGGATGAAATAGTAGCATGTTTTACTAATTTTGAGGAAAGAACAGAAAATGGCGATTATCTGCAAGCTCGTGAGGTTGTGCTTTTAATTCAGTCAAAGACAGATGAATTGAGCAAGAAGATGGATGCTATTCCAAATTTACTCATAGAATGCCAATCAAGTATTCCTTCAGAAATTGAGAATCTGAGAGACGGATTCCGTGAGATGCAGAATCAAAGCTATCCGCTAGAACATCTTCATTTTGAAGAGGAGTTAGAAAAACTTCATTCAGAAGTCAATGCATGTTTGGAGTTAATTGAACAAACCGAGATTGATCAGCTTCAAAAGAAAATAGATGAAGTAAAGGAAAAAATTGAAGTTATTTATGATCTATTGGAACAAGAGGTTAATGCCAAACGGTTTGTTATAGAAAACGAAGAGCCAACGAGAAGCATGTTATTTGCAGTAAAGGAAGAAAATAATGTACTGAAGTTTGAAGTGCAGGAAGTACAGCAAAGTTATCACCTTGAAGAGAGTGAAGTAGAAGGGCAAGCACAGTTTGAAAAGAAACTTGCTCAGTTAATGAAACGCTTTGAAGTACTAGAACACAAAATTGTAGCTGATGAAACGGCTCTTACGATACTAAAGGATGAGCTAGCTGAGTTAAAGCTCGAGCTTGAAAAATTAACTCTAGAGCAAAAAGAATACGCTGAAAGACTGCAAACACTTAGAAAAGATGAAATTGCCGCACGGGAGACAGTAGTTGAACTTTCCAAAAAAATTGCTGATTGCATTCGTCTTATAAATAAAAGCAATATTCCAGGTCTTCCAGAAGAATATCGTTATTTATTAGAGGATGCGAGAGAGAGCATTTCTAATGTAAAAACAAAGCTAGAAGAAAAGCCATTAAATATACCTACCGTTCAAAAATACTTAGAGGTGGCTGTTATGACGGTAGATAAAGTATATGACCATACCTCTCAGCTCATTGAGACGGTTCTCCTATCTGAAAAGGTTATACAGTATGGTAATAGATACCGGAGCAGTTATCCGGCTGTACAAAAAGCTTTGGTTGATGCGGAAATTGCTTTTAGAAGCTATGATTATCAAGCAGC
- the hisJ gene encoding histidinol-phosphatase HisJ, with the protein MRDGHVHSKFCPHGSKDAFQTYIEHAIELGITTISFTEHAPLPAGFTDPTPLQDSAMKMEDLPAYLEELAVLREKYKGQITIHTGLEVDFIEGFEKETTDFLNKYGPSLTDSILSVHFLKHEGEYDCLDYSPDVFSDMIKRYGGIENVYEAYYRTLLLSIKSNLGSYKPKRIGHITLVNKFQKKYPCPVSFNKEIQSILIKMKQKNYELDYNGAGTAKPLCREPYPPTAIANQAIQLNIPMVYGSDAHQAKELLQGYEQLLRS; encoded by the coding sequence ATGCGTGATGGTCATGTCCATTCAAAGTTTTGTCCCCATGGTTCGAAAGATGCTTTTCAAACCTATATTGAGCACGCAATAGAACTTGGAATTACCACTATCTCATTTACGGAACACGCTCCTCTTCCAGCTGGCTTTACCGATCCAACCCCCCTTCAAGACAGCGCTATGAAAATGGAGGATTTACCGGCATATTTAGAAGAGCTAGCTGTTCTAAGAGAAAAATATAAAGGACAGATTACCATACATACAGGTTTAGAAGTAGATTTCATTGAGGGATTTGAAAAAGAAACAACAGATTTTCTAAACAAATACGGTCCATCTCTGACTGATAGTATTTTGTCAGTCCATTTTTTAAAGCATGAAGGAGAATATGATTGTTTAGATTATAGTCCTGACGTATTTAGTGATATGATTAAGCGCTATGGTGGGATAGAAAACGTATATGAAGCCTACTACCGAACGCTTTTGCTGTCCATAAAATCCAATTTAGGAAGTTATAAACCTAAGCGTATCGGACATATAACTTTAGTTAATAAATTCCAAAAAAAATATCCTTGTCCAGTTAGCTTTAACAAGGAGATACAAAGTATTTTGATAAAAATGAAACAAAAAAACTACGAGCTCGATTATAACGGAGCTGGAACAGCAAAGCCGTTATGTCGGGAACCTTATCCGCCAACAGCGATAGCTAACCAAGCCATTCAATTAAACATTCCGATGGTATATGGATCGGATGCTCATCAAGCGAAGGAACTCCTTCAAGGGTATGAGCAATTACTTAGGAGTTAA
- the refZ gene encoding forespore capture DNA-binding protein RefZ, producing the protein MKKNSKDSIVEAAIYLFNTKGFSGTTIRDIAQKANSNVSNISYYFQNKHGLLEYCFLKYFETYIAELESAFLCIDQGAKATLQKMAESIINYHTENMQLTRLILREMSIDSQTVREIMSTYFAKEKYYFKAVIEEGIITGEFRQVSVTFTIVQLKSLLSMPFLNTHYLSEVLHVFPHEPYFTQKYIGEINNWIEGVLTPHHPKELVF; encoded by the coding sequence ATGAAGAAAAATTCAAAGGATTCCATTGTCGAGGCAGCAATTTATCTTTTTAACACGAAGGGGTTTTCAGGAACAACGATTCGAGATATTGCCCAAAAGGCAAACAGCAACGTCTCTAACATCTCCTACTATTTCCAGAATAAACATGGTCTACTTGAGTATTGCTTTTTAAAGTATTTTGAAACGTATATTGCAGAGCTTGAATCAGCATTTTTATGTATTGACCAAGGAGCAAAGGCAACACTTCAGAAAATGGCTGAAAGCATTATTAATTACCACACGGAGAACATGCAGCTGACAAGATTAATATTAAGAGAAATGTCCATTGATTCGCAAACGGTTCGAGAAATAATGAGTACGTACTTTGCAAAGGAAAAGTATTATTTTAAAGCTGTCATTGAGGAAGGAATCATAACTGGAGAGTTCAGACAAGTGTCTGTCACTTTTACTATTGTTCAACTCAAATCGCTTTTATCCATGCCTTTTCTTAATACTCATTATCTCTCAGAGGTTCTTCATGTTTTTCCTCATGAACCGTATTTTACACAGAAATATATTGGTGAAATCAATAACTGGATTGAAGGAGTATTAACTCCCCACCATCCAAAGGAATTAGTGTTTTAA
- a CDS encoding GAF domain-containing protein — MFEVKHYEGTREENYRLLIKQLKALLEGETNSIANLSNASSLLNQFLSDVNWVGFYLMDGDKELVLGPFQGLPACVRIPLGRGVCGTSAKERKTILVEDVHQFPGHIACDAASQSEIVVPMIKEGQLLGVLDIDSPSKNRFDTLDQKMLEQFIDELINHL, encoded by the coding sequence ATGTTTGAAGTAAAGCATTACGAAGGGACGAGAGAGGAAAATTATCGTCTATTAATAAAACAACTGAAGGCGCTTCTAGAAGGCGAAACGAACTCGATTGCCAATTTAAGCAATGCGTCATCTCTTTTAAATCAATTTTTGTCTGACGTCAACTGGGTTGGTTTTTACTTAATGGATGGGGACAAAGAATTAGTGCTAGGACCATTCCAAGGCCTGCCTGCATGTGTAAGAATTCCTCTTGGTCGGGGTGTTTGCGGAACTAGTGCGAAAGAAAGAAAGACGATTTTGGTTGAGGATGTTCATCAATTTCCTGGACATATTGCATGTGATGCAGCTTCTCAATCAGAAATTGTTGTTCCCATGATAAAAGAAGGACAACTTCTGGGAGTTCTAGATATAGATTCACCTAGCAAGAACCGTTTTGACACTTTAGATCAAAAAATGCTTGAGCAATTTATTGATGAATTAATTAATCACTTATAA
- the megL gene encoding methionine gamma-lyase, translating to MGEKKSFKIETEVIHHGYDASSFEGSLVPPIFQTSTYCFATAEQGEKRFAGEDLGYIYSRLGNPTVSILEERMAAIEKGEAALAFGSGMAAVSAVLVSLTKAGDHVLCSQGVYGCTFGLLKMLNHKYQITYNFSEMETKEQLLQAIKPETTCIYVETPINPTMKLVDLEMIAAVGKEKGIPVVVDNTFCSPYLQTPLELGCDVVVHSATKYICGHGDVIAGIVVGKRDFLQEMAMTTQKDIGGIISPFDAWLLLRGLKTLPVRMDRHCENARKIHSFLSEHVAVNQVFYPGDSKHPDYIIMKKQMRQAGGLLSFTLHGGVEEAQKFMNQLQLIKIAVSLGDAETLIQHPATMTHSVVPKAEREKMGIQDNLIRLSVGLEAWGDIQEDLDHALNALYK from the coding sequence ATGGGAGAGAAAAAATCTTTTAAAATTGAAACAGAAGTGATTCATCATGGTTATGATGCTAGTTCATTTGAAGGCAGCTTAGTTCCGCCTATTTTTCAGACATCTACGTATTGCTTTGCAACTGCAGAGCAAGGGGAAAAGAGGTTTGCTGGAGAAGATTTAGGATATATTTACTCCCGTTTAGGTAATCCAACCGTTTCTATACTTGAAGAGAGAATGGCAGCAATTGAGAAAGGGGAAGCCGCTCTAGCATTTGGTTCAGGTATGGCTGCCGTGTCGGCTGTATTAGTTTCTCTTACGAAAGCAGGTGACCATGTTCTCTGTTCTCAAGGTGTGTACGGATGTACTTTTGGTTTGCTCAAGATGCTAAATCATAAATATCAAATCACATATAACTTTTCAGAGATGGAAACAAAGGAACAGCTTTTACAAGCCATCAAGCCTGAAACTACGTGCATTTATGTGGAAACCCCAATCAATCCAACCATGAAGCTTGTTGACCTAGAAATGATTGCTGCAGTTGGAAAAGAAAAAGGGATTCCTGTTGTTGTTGATAATACGTTTTGTTCTCCTTATTTACAGACACCTCTTGAGCTTGGTTGCGATGTTGTCGTTCATAGTGCAACTAAATATATATGTGGGCATGGGGATGTGATTGCTGGTATCGTTGTTGGAAAGCGTGATTTCCTTCAAGAAATGGCAATGACCACACAAAAAGATATTGGAGGAATTATTTCGCCGTTTGATGCTTGGTTGCTATTAAGAGGGTTGAAAACCTTGCCGGTAAGAATGGATCGGCATTGTGAGAATGCTAGGAAGATTCACTCGTTTTTAAGTGAGCATGTGGCTGTGAATCAAGTATTCTACCCAGGGGATAGTAAGCATCCAGACTATATAATAATGAAAAAGCAAATGCGTCAGGCAGGCGGATTACTTTCTTTTACTTTGCATGGAGGGGTGGAAGAAGCACAGAAGTTTATGAACCAGTTACAGTTAATAAAGATTGCTGTTAGTCTAGGTGATGCGGAAACCTTAATACAGCACCCAGCAACGATGACCCACTCAGTTGTTCCGAAAGCAGAGAGAGAAAAGATGGGGATACAAGATAATTTGATACGGTTATCGGTTGGGTTAGAAGCATGGGGAGATATTCAGGAAGATTTGGATCATGCTTTGAACGCTTTATATAAATAA
- a CDS encoding diguanylate cyclase domain-containing protein, with amino-acid sequence MRFLTDKSIETLKSQFFDLIDTESGVFHYQNVLKTMLKTIQKMLELDEVTLFICHAWNNQFSFEVSTIENKMGVIPSNVSSGWLSSLKTIDFSPTDLSFKDYQVLIPLAKSGRNLGVLCLKGNQSSITPSNQEWFEQFAIVCSSFVQKAQELYKIVMEEKRYKQLFRVNEKFHSTMDMDAVLGEIIYTLQEVYPSFTYYLMLSHDNDNHSELPIKDLEYDSENLAAMEAYVTGTIQMEDSLNERRSVLYAPLKGKQGVYGVLQVIAPDTLTFPSNEVEFIKLLANTAGSALENAQLYQQSKRLIADLQLINETSHRLNSNLRLTETMSYMTEQIVQSFDAEEVCFVLLSSDLRPISVLAGSTPFFDTEASMAYVQYVVDRLKREHDSIFIGDIEINLDHDVQQYRSIMAVPMVQSGVIKGIALVMHTEPYHFSFETFKLMQSLIHHSTLAFTNSMLREELEKMVVTDHLTKLYSRNYLDAKVHESLDEDQQGTFLLIDIDNFKGVNDKYGHQVGDEILIQVADIIKSNIRESDIGARWGGEELAVYLPRIPLEVGISIANRLVDKVRELSKPSITISCGVSYWNVDNPDNFTNLFKRADTALYIAKDTGKDRVVVQEKITSP; translated from the coding sequence ATGAGATTTCTTACTGATAAATCAATTGAAACACTTAAAAGTCAGTTCTTTGATCTAATTGACACGGAGTCAGGAGTTTTTCACTATCAAAATGTTTTAAAGACCATGCTTAAAACGATTCAAAAAATGCTCGAGCTTGATGAAGTTACTTTGTTCATTTGTCATGCTTGGAATAACCAATTTTCCTTTGAAGTTTCTACAATCGAAAACAAAATGGGGGTTATACCATCCAACGTTTCAAGTGGCTGGTTAAGTTCATTGAAAACGATAGATTTTTCCCCAACAGACCTGAGCTTTAAGGACTACCAAGTACTTATTCCACTTGCGAAATCGGGCAGGAATTTAGGTGTTTTATGCTTAAAAGGGAATCAATCATCTATTACCCCTTCTAACCAAGAGTGGTTTGAACAATTTGCGATTGTGTGCTCGTCATTTGTACAGAAGGCTCAAGAATTATACAAAATTGTTATGGAAGAGAAACGTTATAAACAGCTATTTCGTGTGAATGAAAAATTTCATTCTACAATGGATATGGATGCTGTGCTAGGTGAGATTATCTATACGCTTCAAGAAGTATATCCGAGTTTTACGTACTACTTAATGCTGTCTCATGATAATGATAATCATAGCGAACTGCCAATTAAGGATTTGGAATATGATAGTGAAAATTTAGCAGCGATGGAAGCCTATGTTACTGGTACGATCCAAATGGAGGATTCTTTGAACGAACGGCGTTCCGTTCTTTATGCACCTTTAAAAGGAAAACAAGGTGTATACGGAGTACTCCAAGTTATTGCTCCAGACACATTGACGTTTCCAAGTAACGAAGTGGAGTTTATAAAACTATTAGCAAATACCGCTGGTTCTGCGCTTGAAAATGCACAGCTCTATCAGCAATCAAAACGATTAATTGCTGACCTTCAATTGATCAATGAGACTTCGCATCGTTTAAATTCTAATTTGCGATTGACCGAAACAATGTCGTACATGACGGAACAAATTGTTCAGTCGTTTGATGCGGAAGAGGTTTGCTTTGTATTGCTATCGTCGGATTTGAGACCAATTAGCGTATTAGCAGGTTCGACACCATTTTTTGATACGGAAGCGTCCATGGCATACGTTCAATACGTAGTCGACAGATTGAAGAGAGAACATGATTCCATTTTTATTGGAGATATAGAAATAAACCTCGATCATGATGTACAACAATATCGTTCCATTATGGCGGTTCCAATGGTACAATCTGGAGTAATTAAAGGGATAGCTCTCGTAATGCATACCGAGCCGTATCATTTTTCTTTCGAGACCTTTAAGTTAATGCAGTCATTAATTCATCATTCTACCTTAGCTTTTACAAATTCTATGCTTAGAGAAGAATTAGAGAAAATGGTTGTTACAGATCATTTAACAAAGCTGTACTCAAGGAACTATTTAGATGCAAAGGTTCATGAATCACTTGATGAAGATCAGCAAGGAACCTTCCTTTTAATTGATATTGATAATTTTAAAGGTGTTAATGATAAATATGGACACCAAGTTGGAGATGAAATCCTTATCCAAGTTGCGGATATTATAAAAAGTAATATAAGAGAAAGTGATATTGGTGCCCGTTGGGGTGGAGAGGAACTTGCTGTTTATCTACCACGTATCCCACTTGAAGTGGGAATAAGCATTGCAAACCGATTAGTAGATAAAGTAAGGGAATTATCTAAACCATCAATAACCATTTCCTGTGGGGTTTCGTATTGGAATGTGGACAATCCAGATAACTTTACAAACTTGTTCAAGCGAGCGGACACAGCCCTTTATATAGCAAAGGATACGGGCAAGGATCGAGTTGTGGTTCAAGAAAAGATAACATCACCTTAA
- the rpsD gene encoding 30S ribosomal protein S4 — MARYTGPSWKLSRRLGISLSGTGKELEKRPYAPGQHGPNQRKKLSEYGLQLQEKQKLRHMYGVTERQFRNLFDKAGKISGKHGENFMALLESRLDNVVYRLGLARTRRQARQLVNHGHILVNGKRVDIPSFRVLPGQTISLREKSRNLDIVKEAVEVNNFVPDFLTFDADKLEGTFTRLPERSELPAEINEALIVEFYSR; from the coding sequence ATGGCTCGTTATACTGGCCCAAGCTGGAAATTATCACGTCGTCTTGGAATCTCTCTAAGCGGCACTGGTAAAGAATTAGAAAAGCGTCCTTACGCTCCTGGACAACATGGTCCAAACCAACGCAAGAAGTTATCTGAATACGGTTTACAATTACAAGAGAAGCAAAAGCTTCGTCATATGTATGGAGTGACTGAGCGTCAATTCCGTAACTTATTTGACAAAGCTGGTAAGATTTCTGGTAAGCACGGTGAAAACTTCATGGCTCTTTTAGAGTCACGTTTAGATAACGTAGTATACCGTTTAGGTCTTGCTCGTACTCGTCGTCAAGCTCGTCAGCTTGTTAACCACGGTCACATTTTAGTAAATGGCAAGCGCGTTGATATCCCATCATTCCGCGTATTACCTGGTCAAACAATTTCTTTACGTGAAAAGTCACGTAATCTTGACATCGTTAAAGAAGCAGTTGAAGTTAACAACTTCGTACCTGATTTCTTAACTTTCGATGCTGACAAATTAGAAGGTACATTCACTCGCTTACCTGAGCGTTCTGAATTACCAGCTGAAATCAACGAAGCTCTTATCGTTGAATTCTACTCTCGTTAA
- a CDS encoding recombinase family protein, giving the protein MKAAIYARKSTKKLGQKETIENQIKICKRYAQDNGLEIVDIKTDSATGTDDLNRPEVKELIEDAINGKYECVIMKGISRLYRDTEKGLGLIKKLDRSGIRVITVEEMFDSQEHRTSTNKLDLSRITMYLMFSEMESKKLADRIKYTQIEKAHAGEWNQASSVPFGYSYNSTTKKLEIDHANATIVKMIFDLYKNGMGMKSIAHYLNGDNTEGKKYLSPRSKRWSEYTIGFILKNEVYIGNIVYNKRSKKERPYKQPALIGKTSDDVYVGNDYNDRDAWIITENAHPAIIEREAFGRVQEMMETKAKRKGIRNNVSLFAGIAVCGKCGSGMTFKRGRKNHLGHVVTKDNYYCMNYIRYGKQYCTSHHVGADELETIILDDLTELAKNKAKLNALFHQHKSKLPKVSDGYEKERNEVDKEIIKVTNLMEKLLEKNMTGDIDDRQYKVMNAKYSERLNSLSETLEEIELKMLETNDSDDKIEKFKNNIKGIISYPSKTIEEKRYDLLNLINKIIVHENAEIDIYYRFEDLESQ; this is encoded by the coding sequence ATGAAAGCGGCAATATACGCACGTAAGTCGACGAAAAAACTAGGGCAAAAAGAAACCATTGAGAACCAAATTAAAATATGCAAACGTTATGCTCAAGACAACGGACTGGAAATCGTAGATATTAAAACTGACTCAGCTACAGGTACAGATGACTTAAACCGTCCAGAAGTAAAAGAGCTAATTGAAGACGCGATTAATGGTAAGTATGAATGCGTAATAATGAAAGGGATCTCACGTCTTTATCGCGATACTGAAAAAGGACTTGGGTTAATTAAGAAACTCGACCGAAGTGGTATTCGTGTTATTACCGTAGAAGAAATGTTTGATTCGCAAGAACATCGGACGAGCACGAATAAGTTGGACCTGTCGCGTATTACAATGTATTTAATGTTTTCCGAAATGGAATCGAAGAAACTAGCGGATCGTATTAAATATACGCAGATTGAAAAAGCGCATGCTGGCGAATGGAATCAAGCGTCGAGTGTACCGTTTGGGTATTCGTACAATTCAACGACTAAGAAGCTCGAGATTGACCACGCAAATGCAACGATAGTGAAGATGATATTCGACCTTTATAAAAACGGCATGGGAATGAAGTCAATTGCGCATTATTTAAACGGAGATAATACCGAAGGTAAAAAGTATCTGTCGCCAAGATCAAAAAGGTGGAGCGAATATACAATCGGATTTATTTTAAAGAACGAAGTATATATCGGAAATATCGTCTACAATAAACGTAGCAAAAAGGAGCGACCGTACAAACAGCCTGCACTAATAGGCAAGACTTCGGACGACGTATACGTAGGTAACGATTATAACGACAGGGACGCTTGGATTATTACGGAGAACGCGCATCCGGCGATTATAGAACGAGAGGCATTCGGTAGAGTTCAAGAAATGATGGAAACGAAGGCTAAGCGTAAGGGTATCCGGAATAATGTATCGTTGTTCGCTGGTATCGCTGTTTGCGGAAAATGCGGAAGTGGGATGACTTTTAAGCGAGGTCGTAAGAATCACCTTGGACATGTCGTAACGAAAGACAATTACTACTGTATGAATTATATAAGGTACGGAAAGCAGTATTGTACTTCGCACCATGTCGGGGCGGACGAGTTGGAGACTATTATCTTGGATGACTTAACTGAGCTGGCTAAAAATAAAGCGAAGCTTAATGCGTTATTCCATCAACACAAATCGAAGTTACCGAAAGTGAGCGACGGTTACGAAAAAGAGCGAAATGAAGTCGATAAAGAAATTATTAAGGTAACAAATTTAATGGAGAAGCTTCTGGAAAAGAATATGACCGGGGACATAGACGATCGACAGTACAAAGTTATGAACGCGAAGTATTCTGAGAGGCTTAACTCATTGTCTGAAACGCTTGAGGAAATCGAGTTAAAGATGTTGGAAACAAATGACTCTGACGATAAGATTGAAAAGTTTAAAAATAACATCAAAGGAATCATTAGTTATCCTTCAAAGACAATAGAAGAAAAAAGGTACGATTTATTAAATTTAATAAACAAGATCATTGTTCATGAAAACGCAGAAATAGATATATATTATAGATTTGAGGATTTAGAAAGCCAGTAA
- a CDS encoding YolD-like family protein, producing MIKDRGTKKWQGFFMTEHTELLRELNTEYNFVKKPIVDEYQMAEFDERICYAMEYALPIKFTIWEAGKTAEVVGRVHYVDVNAKQVRLADTRINMADVIAVEVVD from the coding sequence ATGATTAAAGACCGCGGTACGAAGAAATGGCAAGGATTTTTCATGACAGAACACACCGAACTATTGCGCGAGTTAAATACGGAATACAACTTCGTCAAAAAGCCGATCGTCGACGAATATCAGATGGCGGAATTTGATGAGCGGATATGTTACGCAATGGAGTACGCGTTGCCGATTAAGTTTACGATATGGGAAGCGGGTAAAACTGCCGAAGTGGTGGGGCGAGTGCATTACGTAGATGTGAACGCTAAGCAGGTGCGGCTGGCTGATACGCGGATTAATATGGCGGATGTGATTGCGGTGGAAGTCGTTGATTGA